In Phragmites australis chromosome 17, lpPhrAust1.1, whole genome shotgun sequence, the following are encoded in one genomic region:
- the LOC133896692 gene encoding vacuolar iron transporter 2, whose translation MVLGGGKQFVQDEEKQQLLLEEHTEKHFTAGEVVRDVIIGVSDGLTVPFALAAGLSGANASSALVLTAGLAEVAAGAISMGLGGYLAAKSEADHYHRELQREQDEIDTVPDVEAAEIADILSQYGLAPQEYGPVVTSLRNNPKAWLEFMMKFELGLEKPEPRRALVSAATIALSYVAGGLVPLLPYVFVPEAGRAMAVSVAVTLAALLFFGFVKGRFTGDRPFLSAVQTTIVGALASAAAYAMARAVQSI comes from the exons ATGGTGCTCGGCGGCGGCAAGCAGTTCGTGCAGGacgaggagaagcagcagctgcTCCTGGAGGAGCACACGGAGAAGCACTTCACCGCCGGTGAGGTGGTCCGGGACGTCATCATCGGCGTCTCCGACGGCCTCACCGTGCCCTTCGCGCTCGCCGCGGGGCTGTCCGGCGCCAACGCATCCTCGGCCCTCGTACTCACCGCCGGCCTCGCCGAggtcgccgccggcgccatCTCCATGGGGCTCGGAGG GTACCTGGCGGCGAAGAGCGAGGCGGACCACTACCACCGCGAGCTGCAGCGCGAGCAGGACGAGATCGACACCGTCCCCGACGTCG AGGCCGCCGAGATCGCGGACATCCTGTCGCAGTACGGCCTGGCCCCCCAGGAGTACGGCCCTGTCGTCACCTCCCTCCGCAACAACCCCAAGGCCTGGCTCGAGTTCATGATGAA GTTCGAGCTGGGGCTGGAGAAGCCGGAGCCGCGCCGCGCGCTCGTCAGCGCGGCGACGATAGCGCTCTCCTACGTGGCCGGCGGGCTGGTGCCGCTGCTCCCCTACGTGTTCGTGCCCGAGGCCGGGCGCGCCATGGCCGTGTCCGTGGCCGTCACGCTAGCGGCGCTCCTCTTCTTCGGCTTCGTCAAGGGCCGCTTCACGGGCGACCGGCCCTTCCTCAGCGCCGTGCAGACCACCATCGTCGGCGCGctcgcctcggccgccgcctacGCCATGGCCAGGGCCGTGCAGTCCATATGA